Genomic segment of Candidatus Omnitrophota bacterium:
AGCCGGTAGGTATATCTTTCTGCCGGGAAGAAGGCTCGGCTGATTACGTGCCGATAGGGGACGTTAAAGGGGGTTTCGGCAAAGAAGCCCTCTTTAAGAAGCTCAAGCCTGTCTTGGAAGACAAGAAGAAGCTAAAGATAGGGCAGAACATTAAATATGAACAGCTCCTGCTCGCGGTGAACGGCGTCAATATGGAAGGGCCGGTCTTCGATACGATGGTCGCTTCGTACCTGCTCAACCCGTCGAAACTGAACCATAACCTGGAAGACATAACCCTGGAATACCTGAACCTCAAAAAGACGCCGATAACCGACCTCATAGGCGAGGGCAAGAAGAAGATAACGATGAAGGAAGTGGAGATAGAAAAGATAAAGGATTATTGCTGCCAGGACTCGGATGCGGCCTTCAGGTTAAAGAACGTCCTCGAAGCCCAGCTCGAAGAGAAGAACCTGTACAAGCTTTTCCACGAGGTCGAGATGCCGCTGCTCGGTTGCCTCGCAGCGATGGAGCTGACCGGCGTCGCGATAGACGTCGATTACCTGGCTAAGATGTCGAAAGAGATGGAGAAACAGCTAGAGAAGACGACGGCCGAGATCTACGAGATCGCCGGGACCGAGTTCAACATAAATTCGCCGAAACAATTATCGGAGATATTGTTCGTTAAGATGAAACTTCCGACCGTCAAAAAGACCAAGACCGGGCATTCGACCGATGTCGAGGTCCTCGAGGCGCTTTCGGCGGTCCATGCCCTGCCGGCCCTGCTGCTGAAATACAGGGAGATCTCGAAATTGAAATCGACGTATGTGGACGCCCTGCCCCAGCTCGTAAACCCGAGGACGGGCCGGGTGCATACTTCGTTCAACCAGACTGTCACGGCGACCGGAAGGCTGAGTTCGTCAGACCCGAATTTCCAGAACATACCGATAAAGACCGAGACGGGCAGGCAGATAAGGCGCGCGTTTGTCCCGGGGACGAAGGGATGGGTGATCGTGTCGGCCGATTATTCCCAGATAGAGCTGAGGATACTCGCGCATTTTTCGCAGGACAAAGAGCTCCTCGAGGCATTCGATAATGGCCGCGATATCCACACCCATACGGCCTCGCTCATATTCGGCATCAAGGAAAGCGAAGTCACCACGGAGATGCGATCGATAGCCAAGACGGTCAACTTCGGGATCATCTACGGCATGAGCCCGTTCGGCCTTTCCAAGGAATTAAAGATCGAGGTCTCGAAGGCGAAGGAGTTCATAGACGCCTATTTCGAAAAATACGGACGGGTAAAAACGTTCCTCGATGACCTCGTGGACGAGGCTAGGGAGAACGGCTACGTGACGACCATATTGAACCGCAGGAGATACCTGCCGGAGATAAACAGCCAGAACAATTCCGTAAGGCAATTCGCCGAGAGGGCGGCCATAAACGCCCCGATACAGGGTTCGGCGGCCGACCTCATTAAAATAGCTATGATAAACATACATAATATTTTGAAGGAAAAGAAACTCGCCTCGAAGATGATACTCCAGGTGCACGATGAGCTGGTCTTCGAGGTCCCCGGCGATGAGGTGGAGGAGATGAAGAAGATAGTCAAAGACAGGATGGAGGAGGTCGTAAAGCTCACCGTCCCGGTCAGGGTCCAGGTGAAAGCCGGCAAGAACTGGCTGGAGGCGGCCTGATGCCTAAAGTTAATAAATTAAAAGTGCTCTTCGCGTCAAGCGAGGTAGACCCTTTCTCCAAGACCGGCGGCCTTGCCGATGTGGCGGGGAGCCTTCCCGTGGCCCTGGACAAGGCCGGGGTGGAGGTCAGGGTGATAACGCCGCGTTACAAATGCGTAAGGGCCTTCGGCAACGAGGCGATGCTGGCCGATAAGGTGCCGGTCTATTTCGTGAAGAACGACAAATTTTTTATGAGGGACAACCTCTACGCGGATAAGAAGGGCGACTACGCCGATAACCTCGATAGGTTCTCGTTCTTCTCAAGGAGCGTGATCGAGCAGTTGAGGGACTTGGATTTCAAGCCGGATGTGATCCATTGCAACGACTGGCAGACGGCCTTGGTCCCGGTCTATTTAAAGGAGATATACGGCAAGAAAGATAAGTTTTACCAAAAGATGAAGACCGTGCTCACGGTCCACAACCTGGGGTATCAGGGGGTATTCCCGAAACAGGAATTGCCGAAGACCGGCCTCGGTTGGGAATATTTCACGATGAACAAGCTCGAATTTTACGACAAAGTGAATATCCTGAAAGGCGGGCTCGTCTTCACCGACGCGATAACGACGGTCTCTCCGACTTACGCGAAGGAGATACAGACGGCCGAATTCGGATGGGGCCTCAACGGGCTGCTATCGGAGAGGAAGAAGGACCTTTTCGGGATCCTGAACGGTATCGATTACGATGAGTGGAACCCTTTGAAAGATAAAGAGCTTAAATACCATTTTTCGCCGTCGAAATCGGAGGGAAAATATAAGAATAAAGCCCTGCTCCAAAAGGAAGCCGGCCTGGACGAGAGGCAGGACGTGCCCATTATCGGGATGATATCAAGGCTTGCCGACCAGAAAGGCCTTGACCTTATCGCCAGGATAATCGGCCCGCTCCTGGACCACGACGTCCAATTCCTTTTGTTGGGCACCGGTGAGGAGAAGTATCACAGGCTGTTCGAGGAGATAAAAAAGAAGTTTCCCCGTAAGGCGTCGATAAACCTTAAATTCGACGAGATCCTGGCGAAGAAGATATACGCCGGCGCGGATATATTCCTGGCGCCGTCGAGATATGAGCCGTGCGGCCTCAGCCAGATGATATCGCTCAGGTACGGTACCATCCCGGTCGTCCGGAGGACAGGCGGCCTTGCCGATACGATAACCGAATACGACCCCGGGACGACGCGCGGCAACGGATTTGTTTTCGATACATATGACGCGTGGGAGCTTTTGGATGCCATAAAGAGGGCGATATCCCTTCATAAGCAGAAGGGCTTGTGGTCGAAGCTCGTCTCGAACGCGATGAAATGCGATTTCTCGTGGGATAAATCCGCGGAAAAATATCTTGAAGTATACAAGAAACTGGTGTGACGATGGTCATAATCGGGGTAACGGGAAGCATAGGCACGGGTAAGACGACCGTCTCGGGGATGTTCAGGAGGATGGGAGCGGTGGTGATCGACGCGGACGAGATCTCCCACAGGCTTATTTATCCCGGAAAGCCCGCATGGAAAAAAGTCGTTTCAATTTTCGGAAAAAAGATCCTGAGGCGCGACCATTTCATAGACAGGAAAGCCCTGGGCCGGAAGGTCTTTTCCGACGGCCGGCTCCTTAAGAAATTAGGCGGTATTATCCACCCGCTTGTGTATAAGGAGATCCGCGGGAGGATCGCCAAGATAAAAAGGTCCGATCCCTCGGCGATAGTAGTCGTCGATGTCCCTCTCTTGCTGGAAAGCGGCGGGCAAAAACAGGTGGACAAAGTGGTGGTAGTAGCCGCGCCTCGAAGCGTGCAATTCGCCAGGGCCGGCGGGAAATTCGGGCTCGGCAGGTCCGAAATATTGCGGCGCATAAAGATGCAGATGCCGCTTAAGGAGAAGATAAAGGCCGCTGATTTCGTGATCGACAACGGCGGCAGCCTCGTCTCTACGGCAAAACAGTCAAGGGTTATATGGAAGAAGCTAGTGGGAGCGTAAACTGTCCTCACAGGATAGAAGATGTCCTCGATGTCCTTAACAGTGAGATATCGGGGTCAAAGAACAAGAGGATACTTCCGCCTATCGCGCTTCTTTTGGTCGATGTAGATAATTTAGAGAGGGTCAACCGGTGGTACGGCAGGAGCACCGGTAATGAGGTGCTGTCGGCTACGGCTAAGATCCTGCACCGTACGATCGGGGAGGACGACCTTCTCGCCAGGTTCGGCGGGGACGAATTCCTTCTGCTCTTTCGCGGGATCACCCTGAAGGAAGCGAAGGAGAAGGCGTCAAAGATAATAGAGTCTTTAAAGAACCACGATTTCGCCTCGGACAGGCTGAAGATCTCGGCTTCGATCGGGATAGCGCATTATTTCTCTTTCGCTTTCTCGGGTGATGAACTGCTGGGATGCGCCGTGGAGGCTTTAGCGTTGGCACAAAAAGAGGGAGGAACATTTAAGGTGTTTATGGAAGAGGAGGAATGGAATGAAGACTAATAACGAAGAACCAAACGGGAAACAGGCGGGTAAGGAGACGACCGAGGCAAAGGAGCCGTCCGGCACGGGCTTCAACATAACGAAGCTCAAGAAGATGACTATCCAGGAGCTTACGAAGGCCGCTAAGGACCTCAACGTAAATTCGATAAGCGGCTTGAAGAAGCAGGACCTCATCTTCAAGATACTCCAGGCGCAGGCCGAGAAGGAAGGCTTTATGTTCGGCGAGGGCGTCCTCGAGATACTTCCTGACGGGTTCGGCTTCCTGCGTTCGTCGAACTACAATTACCTGCCGTCGCCGGACGACATTTACGTCTCGCCGAGCCAGATAAGAAGGTTCGACCTGCGCACCGGCGACACTGTCAGCGGCCAGATACGCCCGCCGAAAGAGGGCGAACGTTATTTCGCGCTGCTCAAAGTGGAAGTCGTGAATATGGAGCATCCTGAATCGATGAAAGAACGCACTTTATTTGATAACCTGACGCCGCTCTACGCCAACCAAAGGTATGTCCTCGAGACCGACACGGAAGAGATCTCGATGAGGATCATGGACCTTTTGACCCCGATCGGAAAAGGCCAGAGGGGCCTTATCGTCGCGCAGCCGTACAGCGGCAAGACGATACTGCTTCAAAAGATCGCGAACTCCATCATGAATAACTATCCGGAAGTCGTCCTCATAGTGCTGTTGATCGACGAGCGTCCCGAAGAGGTCACCGATATGCAGCGTTCGGTCAAGGGCGAGGTCGTGAGCTCGACTTTTGATGAGCCGGCCGAGAGGCACATACAGGTCGCCGAGATAGTCCTCGAGAAGGCGAAGAGGCTTGTCGAGAACAAGAGGGATGTCGTGGTCCTCCTCGACTCGATAACGCGCCTCGCGCGCGCCTATAACACGGTAGCCCCACATAGCGGAAAGATATTGTCGGGTGGGGTCGATTCGAGCGCGCTGCACAAGCCGAAGAGGTTCTTCGGCGCCGCCCGCGCCGTAGAGGAGGGCGGGTCGCTTACGATCATCGCGACCGCGCTCGTAGATACGGGCAGCCGCATG
This window contains:
- the polA gene encoding DNA polymerase I is translated as MTENPDRLFLIDGNSFCYRAFYAIRSLTNSKGQPTNAIYGFITMIKKLIEDEKPGYLAIAFDLKGPTFRHKKFEEYKIHRKPMPDELVDQMPLIKEVVRGYNIPIFEMQGYEADDVLATLAVKAAEKGYEVYIVTGDKDMLQLVGPRIKVYNVHKEGLIYDKDKVKERYGVPPEGIVDLIALMGDSSDNIPGVTGIGEVTAKKLMEDFGSLDKVLSAGDKIKSENLRKKLAEYRDQAILSKELATVDRDVPVKIDFDELKVKEPDSARLYELFSELEFKRLLKDLSAPGKQLTGKYRLIEDEGALDGLVEKLAGSKGFALDFETTGTDPLSCEPVGISFCREEGSADYVPIGDVKGGFGKEALFKKLKPVLEDKKKLKIGQNIKYEQLLLAVNGVNMEGPVFDTMVASYLLNPSKLNHNLEDITLEYLNLKKTPITDLIGEGKKKITMKEVEIEKIKDYCCQDSDAAFRLKNVLEAQLEEKNLYKLFHEVEMPLLGCLAAMELTGVAIDVDYLAKMSKEMEKQLEKTTAEIYEIAGTEFNINSPKQLSEILFVKMKLPTVKKTKTGHSTDVEVLEALSAVHALPALLLKYREISKLKSTYVDALPQLVNPRTGRVHTSFNQTVTATGRLSSSDPNFQNIPIKTETGRQIRRAFVPGTKGWVIVSADYSQIELRILAHFSQDKELLEAFDNGRDIHTHTASLIFGIKESEVTTEMRSIAKTVNFGIIYGMSPFGLSKELKIEVSKAKEFIDAYFEKYGRVKTFLDDLVDEARENGYVTTILNRRRYLPEINSQNNSVRQFAERAAINAPIQGSAADLIKIAMINIHNILKEKKLASKMILQVHDELVFEVPGDEVEEMKKIVKDRMEEVVKLTVPVRVQVKAGKNWLEAA
- the glgA gene encoding glycogen synthase GlgA, with the translated sequence MPKVNKLKVLFASSEVDPFSKTGGLADVAGSLPVALDKAGVEVRVITPRYKCVRAFGNEAMLADKVPVYFVKNDKFFMRDNLYADKKGDYADNLDRFSFFSRSVIEQLRDLDFKPDVIHCNDWQTALVPVYLKEIYGKKDKFYQKMKTVLTVHNLGYQGVFPKQELPKTGLGWEYFTMNKLEFYDKVNILKGGLVFTDAITTVSPTYAKEIQTAEFGWGLNGLLSERKKDLFGILNGIDYDEWNPLKDKELKYHFSPSKSEGKYKNKALLQKEAGLDERQDVPIIGMISRLADQKGLDLIARIIGPLLDHDVQFLLLGTGEEKYHRLFEEIKKKFPRKASINLKFDEILAKKIYAGADIFLAPSRYEPCGLSQMISLRYGTIPVVRRTGGLADTITEYDPGTTRGNGFVFDTYDAWELLDAIKRAISLHKQKGLWSKLVSNAMKCDFSWDKSAEKYLEVYKKLV
- the coaE gene encoding dephospho-CoA kinase (Dephospho-CoA kinase (CoaE) performs the final step in coenzyme A biosynthesis.) — encoded protein: MVIIGVTGSIGTGKTTVSGMFRRMGAVVIDADEISHRLIYPGKPAWKKVVSIFGKKILRRDHFIDRKALGRKVFSDGRLLKKLGGIIHPLVYKEIRGRIAKIKRSDPSAIVVVDVPLLLESGGQKQVDKVVVVAAPRSVQFARAGGKFGLGRSEILRRIKMQMPLKEKIKAADFVIDNGGSLVSTAKQSRVIWKKLVGA
- a CDS encoding GGDEF domain-containing protein encodes the protein MEEASGSVNCPHRIEDVLDVLNSEISGSKNKRILPPIALLLVDVDNLERVNRWYGRSTGNEVLSATAKILHRTIGEDDLLARFGGDEFLLLFRGITLKEAKEKASKIIESLKNHDFASDRLKISASIGIAHYFSFAFSGDELLGCAVEALALAQKEGGTFKVFMEEEEWNED
- the rho gene encoding transcription termination factor Rho; the protein is MKTNNEEPNGKQAGKETTEAKEPSGTGFNITKLKKMTIQELTKAAKDLNVNSISGLKKQDLIFKILQAQAEKEGFMFGEGVLEILPDGFGFLRSSNYNYLPSPDDIYVSPSQIRRFDLRTGDTVSGQIRPPKEGERYFALLKVEVVNMEHPESMKERTLFDNLTPLYANQRYVLETDTEEISMRIMDLLTPIGKGQRGLIVAQPYSGKTILLQKIANSIMNNYPEVVLIVLLIDERPEEVTDMQRSVKGEVVSSTFDEPAERHIQVAEIVLEKAKRLVENKRDVVVLLDSITRLARAYNTVAPHSGKILSGGVDSSALHKPKRFFGAARAVEEGGSLTIIATALVDTGSRMDEVIFEEFKGTGNMELQLDRNMFQKRIYPAIDIKRSNTRKEDLLFKEDELKRIWIMRKVLNEMNSDEAMELLVDRLGKTKTNAEFLLNMQAK